A segment of the Ipomoea triloba cultivar NCNSP0323 chromosome 1, ASM357664v1 genome:
caaagattaaacaaagcaaaataacCAAATCAATAgattaaagttgcaatctttAAAGAACAAAAGTTTTAGCAATATACCTAGGGATCAATAGAGCTACTCCATCTTCCTTTCATCCTTCATCTTGCTTCTTTAGTCTATGGAAATTCTATcaatctaatctactctaaagaaaagaaaaaggatttcccccaaaaggggagaaaactCAAAGAACTCTATCTAAAGGGAATTGGGACTCCCCTGAAAAACCTATAAAGGCCATATATATAGCCTCCGaaatctcgccctaattatTTCcacgctgtgtcgcgtccacgcacgtcaccacgcgtgtgggcgtGTGTGGGAGCATTCCAGTACGCAACCACGCGTGTTtgcgtgcgtggtgaagtttgcttctgtTGTCTTCTTATTTGTTGTAGCTCTcgacgatacggttccatagccacctgcctcgcctcattcggacattcttagctccggttacgtcagTTTTACTGAGGTGTCGCCAGAATGCCCTACGAAATTTAagatttgtgcaaattatattgaaacacacatgattagtccctagacctatatgcaatgaaattaccctatcttagtaTGTTTTTatgcctaatggacatctaacatagcatatttcacacctaaatgaccccaaAAACACGGCtacttttgacacttatcaCCCACCGCCATCACCAGTTATTCCTCCACCCGAGATTCCACCTCAATATGGCGCAGTCCACAATTAAGACACTATGTAGGCATTCCAGTATCAGTTGCATCTGGAGCATATGGTTGTGATTGATGCTTTATGTGCCTGTTTTGACTCCCATTTCCCTCCACCTCCCTATGTAGGcaatgatgaggatgatgactGTGAGGTGTGATCCCATTTCTATCCATCCCTTTTTCCATCAAATATTCCACTCAGTTCCTTATCACTAGTGTTTGTTGATGAGAAAAACTAGTTACCTCGTGTGCGGGGTGACGCCTTCTATTTCTCTACTTTTCATGCATTTCAATTCCCGCAAATTTACTTTAAGTACCTTTTGAATTCTTTCACTTCCAATACTTTTACAACTAGGATGTTTTGAGCTTAAATTTGATGCCATTATAAAGTGAGCAGGTGATATAACGAGAGTGTTTGGTCACTCTTATCTTTTACATTTTCTTGTGCTTAGCTTATGCCACTAACAGGATGATGATTGTGTGATTGATATTGTTCATAGCTAAAGGTTGAGGCAAAGGTTTAGATGATGATATatttgaagatatgttttgcaAGAAGGGAGTTTACTTCTCTATCTTTATACTCTTGAAGCCccaattcttatttttaaagtgtggaaaagagGCCTTTATGCATATAAGTGTATTTTATTGTTTCATGTTATCTTACGTTAATTGTCATTATAGTCCCATGTATATtcctaaagtgtggaaatggacAACCTTCAAAATTATTTGACCATGTCGATCCTTCCACCCGGTGTCTAAAGTGAACATTGAGGATGATGTtcattctaaagtgtggaaagaaagCACAATGtgctcaaatttgaaattttggctTTGATGTGGAATTGATTTGAAAGTTGTGTGTCTATGGAGAAGTGTGTcattatttatatcattttgaAAATGTGATTCAATGATGTGTCAAATAGTTTAATTTGTGGAATATCCTTGGTAGTTACCTCTTTACACCAAGTGAGCATTTTATAGAAATCCATTAGGTTTACATTTTTGAATGCTTGCATGGTATTCACCTTTTTATTTTGGTTGGAACTTGGTCAAAGagctctcgaagtgggagtgtgtacatTCCAACTTGATAAAGATAATTGAAGCGAGACCTAGAATTCAACAAATCTCGGTATGGCATGGAGCATAAGGAGAGGCGTGGAGAGGTAGTTGACTATTTTTGAGCGGCTGGGCAGGCGGTCCattgataagtgtcaaaagatgcTAGATTTCAAGGTCAAATTGAAGGTATTCTAGGttagtttgagcaatttatgcgtggcttatgagtaaaaagcaataaaatgccatttttcaTTACAAGGTTTTCTAATTTGTACATTATGATGTTTTCGATGCATTATGGGCGAAGAGGGTGGCAAAAGGAGCTTAAAATGATgcattttttgaaaacacagaAGTAGAACCATGTTACTCCCGTGTCACGTGCATGACCCAGGGCGTGATTCttctctatatccaaatcacgttAATGTCACGCGCGTGATCCTACGCGTGGAAGTTGTCTAGAGTTATATCACGCGTGATTCTGGTTGTGGATATGAATTATTTCCAGATCATGCCCATGTCACGCACATAGGGGACGATGTGGTTCGTGCACAGCAGGCTAGGCGCGAAATCTTCCTTATAAATCGAAGGATctctaaatatttttgaagttagctttcatttttttagttagTTTTTCATTCTTGGAAGAGAGAACTCTTAGAACACTTGCAAAAAATCTCTCTGTAGCATTTAGCTACTCAATTCTCTACAATTAAAAAAGGAGTTCCAAAGGCAAATGTGTGACAACTTTGTTAGAGGAGCTTAATCTTCTTGCTCTTGATCATTGTAATCGCAAGAATTGAAGCTTGGTAATGATTTCATCTTTCATCTTTTGTTATATTTTGTTCTTGATGATGCTATCCTTTAATTCCTTGTGCTTGCAATCTAGGATCATTTGTAGCTAAATCATTAGGGCTAGGAAACTTGGGAAGCTAGAAACTGAAAGTGACCGACTGGGAATTGTAGTGAGGATATGATGTTGAAAGCAAGagtgaaaggaaaagaaaagaaatgaagatTGTGCGCCCTTTTGATAGGCGAGGCGAGACGAGACGCCGGGATGAAGACATGTGGCGAGCATGACATGGTGGACAGGCGAAGTATGACTATTGGGACGATTATGGGGAAACAGTACGATGCTAGGGAAACTTCAATGGGCATCAAATGTAATAAACGACGGAAAAAGACAATTAGGAGAACACGGATCGCAAGGACTTTTGGGCGACCAGCCCACATAGTTGCGAAATGATGCCCGATCATCACATAGTTTCAAAGATGGGTTACCTAAATAGTCTATCACATTCCCTCAACTCCCTGGTAAATGATGCCCAATTGTCCATGCACCTTGCTTACTACTTTCTTGTGCCTTCGACTTCGCGAAGCCACAAGAATGTGATGGACTAGATGTTGGTGATGGTATTAGGCTCATgacgggggggggggggggaaggaATTNNNNNNNNNNNNNNNNNNNNNNNNNNNNNNNNNNNNNNNNNNNNNNNNNNNNNNNNNNNNNNNNNNNNNNNNNNNNNNNNNNNNNNNNNNNNNNNNNNNNNNNNNNNNNNNNNNNNNNNNNNNNNNNNNNNNNNNNNNNNNNNNNNNNNNNNNNNNNNNNNNNNNNNNNNNNNNNNNNNNNNNNNNNNNNNNNNNNNNNNNNNNNNNNNNNNNNNNNNNNNNNNNNNNNNNNNNNNNNNNNNNNNNNNNNNNNNNNNNNNNNNNNNNNNNNNNNNNNNNNNNNNNNNNNNNNNNNNNNNNNNNNNNNNNNNNNNNNNNNNNNNNNNNNNNNNNNNNNNNNNNNNNNNNNNNNNNNNNNNNNNNNNNNNNNNNNNNNNNNNNNNNNNNNNNNNNNNNNNNNNNNNNNNNNNNNNNNNNNNNNNNNNNNNNNNNNNNNNNNNNNNNNNNNNNNNNNNNNNNNNNNNNNNNNNNNNNNNNNNNNNNNNNNNNNNNNNNNNNNNNNNNNNNNNNNNNNNNNNNNNNNNNNNNNNNNNNNNNNNNNNNNNNNNNNNNNNNNNNNNNNNNNNNNNNNNNNNNNNNNNNNNNNNNNNNNNNNNNNNNNNNNNNNNNNNNNNNNNNNNNNNNNNNNNNNNNNNNNNNNNNNNNNNNNNNNNNNNNNNNNNNNNNNNNNNNNNNNNNNNNNNNNNNNNNNNNNNNNNNNNNNNNNNNNNNNNNNNNNNNNNNNNNNNNNNNNNNNNNNNNNNNNNNNNNNNNNNNNNNNNNNNNNNNNNNNNNNNNNNNNNNNNNNNNNNNNNNNNNNNNNNNNNNNNNNNNNNNNNNNNgggggggggggggggggggggggggtaaggAATTTTCTATTTGGGCCTCAAAACGGTTCAAAAGGGAGCCAAAGGAGTGAGCGTATGTGGCAGCTTAGTCATGGGATGAGTAAACCCAAGAAACCTCCCTGGCCCTCCAACCATCGCCTGGTCTACTTCGAAGTGGTCGGTCGGTCTCTAGGCTAGGGTCCGGCAGGGCACTAGTAtctctgattttttttaaatgtagggGTGTGTGTCAATAGTCTAGTTGTCGCTCGAGCAAGAATTTAGGGAAATCGATCAAAGTGATTGAGCTAGTTCCATAGCATCAGCTTGTTTTCAAtaaatagttttattatttatgattctCACTAATCAGCTTGTTTTCGATCAATTCTTACATGTGAAGTTGTTTTCATTCTAttgtacataataatttatCGCGACACAATTTCACCAATTTTGTTATAAcaacattattttcattttaaaattatttttaaggagtgtatattaaatgtaatattataaaaatttaattaatcatttcatatttattagtcatttaattatttttattacaaaattattgactcacatatttgaattatttaaattatttttcgttataaacataaatgatatagtaataattaattttatatttaccaaatagtatctctttttttaaaacatacGGATGTGTACCAATTGTCCAGTTACTACTGGAGCAAAGCTTATTGATCGGTCAGATCAATTGAGCTAGTCTCACAAGATTAACTTGTTTTCAATAAATAGTTTTATTATATGTCATTCTCACTGATcagcttgttttttttttatcaattcttACCTGCGAAGTTGGATTTAGTATGTTTTTCATCGATATATCTTTGTGACCTCCATTAGAGCTAATtctttttttggtcctacttttATTAGGCATGTCCAATTTTAGTCTTCCTTAGttaattttgccacattacgaCTAATACTTTTGAACTCGTACCGCTTTTTGTCCATCGTTAGTTTTCCCGTCTAGTGACTGTCTAATCCAGGGGCTTTTTAGTCTTTCCATATGTTATTTTTGGAATATTCCAATATTTGTGTCTGCTCCATTTGATTTGTGACTTATTCAACATTTCAATTGGATTTGTTCATGGTTTTTTCTTTGGCTATTCCTTGACTTCCGGTCACATGGAGTTTTGTACGGATTTGCTAGCTGGAGACATACTCATCTTTGTTTCTAGTAGCATGGGTTTCAGTCTTCAAAGATGGTTTTCCGGCGGCTTTTAAGGTTTTTCTAGGAGGGCATCTGTTGTGACACCGATTTCTTTCCAACAAAGGAGAATACTCTGTCTTTTCTGGCATTTTCCAAGATTATTGACAGAATTTCAGACTTACTAGTGAGATTTTTCAGTTTTTTCCGCATGTCTTGCTTGTCCTCCAAAGCAATCTGCTTCTTTGGCGTCGGACTACCATTTTTGCCAGTGCTGAGTTTCGAAGGGAAGTGATGCCAACAAAGCGAAGAGTTATGGGAATTTGCACTACCTGGTTGGAGTTTGGAAATGGTAATTATCTCAGGCGGTTTCAAAATCTACGCTCTTGTGGCGTGAGATCTCTTACAGAGCTCATGGGTTGCATTGATGAATTTTCTGGATAATTGGACATGCCCCAATaaaagtaggaccaaaaaaggaattaattccctccattaattaattaagttcaaCTAATATGTCAGAATTAAATCAAATACGATTAACAATCAAGAGAATATAGTAATTACATGCATAAAAGTCAACATATACACCATAATAGAAAcatatgttataaataatatatttagtgCGGTCATTATTAGTAATTTGTAACAGTTATAACGGATGTAATCATtaccattattttttatttttaaataaataagaaacgACATAGGTTTTTTTAAAACACCAACGTCAtttctatttataaaattaaaaaaaaaaacgaaatataattcaatattaatCCTAAAATTAAAGTTCATCTTTTTttctaatacaaaataattttacaaaaaataccatgtattataaacaaataattcgaaatcatttaaaaatatttaaaacgattcacaaaaatttagaaaaaataattcaaaataattgaAACTATTATTTTCGAGCTACAAAAATTcacaaattgaaagaaaaaactaGCCATGAATAATGaaggtaataataatagtaatagtaatagtaatagtatgtttggttcacagaatgaattttaagggaatagcAATAGTATTCCATAGGGAATGGAATAGGCtaggaatagaatagaaattgtattctattgtttggttcgcggaaggaatagacgctaggaatgtaatttcagtgtttggttggttaaaggaatagaattAGAATGTGTTTAAAAGACACAAATACCCCTAtacaaaaaatgtattattattattattattattattattatgatatatgaaaacaaatataaattatacatgaaaatataaaatttgtgaATGGATGAAATTATAAGAATCCTAATTTACCACATGTCTCTATGGATATAAATAAagatatgtgtgtatataataataataataataataataataataataataataataataataataataataataataataataatcaatcaacTGGAACATGTGGTCAGAATTTAAGCTTTATAATCTAACAGATTATGAATTATTTGAGTGAGTCATTGATGGTTAAATAAAATGTGTGGATGTTAGTAATTCATGCGAAATTATGGGCAAAAATTAAGGTGAAATGGTTATGTGTAAAAGTGCTATATAAAGGTGTTGAAATGGGATTGCAAGGTCACACTATTCACTGCATGCTTAtcagaaaattattattatattgggtTAAGTGTTTCTCTCATGTGAAGGTGGTGATTTGTTGTTAATTGAGCAATAATCACAAAGTGAGATGTTGAAGTACTGAAGATACGTACGACGTGCACGGAACTCATCCAACATAAGATATTCTTAAAGATTATGTTGTTAACTGTTAATTAGgctgtagtttttttttttggtaaattcacgttGTAGCCTTTTGTATGTGTTTATGTATATACTTCAAtgaatataatacattatataaatgcatatatttaattaattacattttaatatatatatatatatatatatatatatatatatatatatatatagatatatatatataatataatataaaatagctATAAGAAGAGCACTAAATGCACTTAGGCCACAATTCCCGCCCACGCGAAAACGGTGACGTTTTATTCCTAAAAAAGGGCGCTCAAATTAGGCAACTTAGCACAGTTAATGCTTTGGCGCTCGAAGTCTGAAAGGTAACAACGTTAATCGTTTGTTCTAAAAGTGTTTTTAAAAAGGTAACGACGCCATCATGTCGAGTTCTTTGGGAAATCGAATCGTTTACAACGATTCGGCAAACGAGGAGAGTCCATTTATATAGCACCGGGAATGAAAAAACAATTATTGTATGTGTAGAAGTCTGCCATTTTCAAACTTATATTTGGGATTTGGGatcacattatatattatagcTTCATTATCATTCTAAACCAATCTCAACATCCATTCCTGAGATCCATTCGCATTTCACTTCAATCGAATATGGGGATGTACTCTCTGACTAGCGAATTGTCTACCTTCAAGAACCGAAGTGCAATGAAGGTTAGAGTTATTCGTACCTACTTGGTCAGGGAAAAGAAAGGTTCTTCTGACATAAAGAGTCAAAAATTGGTCTTACACGACCCAGAGGTATGTGTTTTTGCCTCTTAATCTGCATGTCTATTTTTGCCTCTTAATCTGCATAGAATTGAATTAGGCATATTAGTCATACGTATGTACTACAGAAATGTTCTTTGATACATTCTCTATTGCAAATGCTAATAACATGACTAATTGATAGGACACTGTCATTCATGCAAGTATACCAGCAAAGATTGTTCCAAAGTTTATCCATAGTTTTGTAGAAGGCAAAGTGTATGGTGTCAAGAACTTTTACGTTGTTTCAAACTGGCATACCTACAAGACTAACATGCACGAATATATGCTGCAATTCAATCATGAAACTATTTTCAAAGAATTGAGGTCAGAGAATTTTCCTTGGTATATGTACAGACTAAGGTCCTTCAATAGTTTGAAAGGTAATTCAGAATTAAATGGGAAAGAGCTCATTGGTAAGATTTCTATCCTaacaatattctttttaattcaTCTATTTGCATTCCTCATGGCAGTCTGTTAGGTTTATGTTTTTTTCCGTTAacttatttcaaattttctGAAATATTGAATAGATATCAGTGGTCGGGTTGTTGAAGTTTATGGAcctcaagaaaaaaatattggtgGACATAATGCTAGGCTCATAGACTTTGTGCTAGAGGATGCCAGTAAGTATAAAACTTATTATGTACAAACAAATAGTTATGTGTTCATCTTGGTGTAATTTAAAAGCCTTTGCAATGTGTGTGTAAACAAACAATGGTAAAAAGTTAGTCTGCACATTTTGGGATGAACACGTTTCCAAGATTGAGCATTTATATGAAGCTCCTTCCAAGGATCCTGTGATAGTTTTGATACAATTCTGTAGGATAAAAAAAGGGCTCAGAGGTTAGTCAAATCATAATTTACAATTCTGCACATAAGCATTTTACAGAAATGAAATACTCAATTAATgttttatatgttttctttcAGATGGTGAGGTCAAAATCTGCTCATCTTATGATGTAACTCAAGTCCTATTTAATCTGGACTATCCTGAATTTATCAACTTCATGGACaggtatgtgtatatattagaGATAAGTACTGCATTCTGTTATTTCTTTACAGGTACTCAATCATTTCTGTGGAATCATCATTACTACTATATTTTCATTACAGTCTTAGAGACATAGGATATCAAACACCGATGAAAAGTATAGCTTCCCTATCAAGTTTTAGTTTTAAAAACACTATGGATGAATCCAGCAGTAAGTCTATGGAACTAATCACCATAAATGAGATCTATGACAATGATAAGGtaataaataattctaaattgTTTTTAGTTGTTTTCACATATATGGATTAAGTCTGTTATGtgttgataagcaccaagaatagtacatATTAAGGGTCTAAAATAGGATAAAGTGTAAAGTTTTGCCACCCGTTTATAACAATCTCATGCATTCTAAgctcggatgtgatcaaaatattctaacattaattttaggaaaagttttgaagtatttttacATATTGGAAAGGGATTTGAAACCAAAACAGAGCAAAAGGCAAACGAAGTCGCGAAACAAAAACCTCCCACGcagcccaacacgcgtgtggatgggcgtggaacatttccagtagctgtccacgccctccaccacgcgtggtgacgtGCGTGGTATGACCACGAGGGCCACTTTGGGAATTTTGGCTTTGGGtcgcctatttaaacccctttttccAAAACCTAAAGGAGAGGAGCCATAGAATAGTTTAGATCTGAAATTTCTTaaggttttctcccctcttgggggaaaactttCTTTATATTAGAGtagattcaagatcaagataGGAGGATTGAAGtttcaagaacaagatgtaAGTGAGCCATTCATCATGGATGGTACTCTTCTCTTCAATGTTTTGATTTAATGCTTGCTTtctttgaaattttcatttcttcgaaattttcatttcttcttcttgcttctttattttaatgatagcttagagtagaaaggggattggtgaccccgaagctaaactatgtggttgatttgatatgacTTTGCTTGAAATATGTGAGCTTTTCGAATGTTGGATGAtaaacttgtgtggttgatgttcgttatgctttgtgcctaagtgtggccatattaggtagcaaacccggtgaaagtgagtgtgtgcgcaatagcggccactcacgagtccaactcacccacatctccgcccttagtccgaaaggaagaggtctgagaggagtggtagacaaggtgtttgataaaatgcccgaaccgaatgaggatgtgggagtccaagtgtgacgccacttggtgaagtgccatgaactccctagtcaaaTCCAAGTCATTTGCTTACAAAACTACTAGATAGTAGACCACATAGGCTAGTTAGGAGTCCCAATCTCCGCCTTTCCTTTTCCTTTACAAAACCATTTTAAACCTTCCAACTTTCTTACAAAATGAATCCTAGCCTTAgctattcccgtaactcttccttttcaacctcctaaatgccaacacctattcgttccaatttgtcatccttgagagacacaacactcggggagtcttgactcttcgttttaccacttccatatCACATCCACCTCACCATAAACTCACAACATCATGTGTCAATGCAGTATTGAGATTTCTAGGTTGCCGCAAGGATTTCGGGTATTGTTAATCCCACTGATTGGTTTTATAGCTCTTGTAGGAAGCCTGGATGCAACGAAAAACTGGAAATTTCTGAAGGAGTCAATAAGTGTTTCAAGTGTCTTAAGATTTGGGAAGATGGGATTTTAAGGTATAAGATTACATTGCGTGTTGTGGACATGAAGGGTAATGCTTCATTTTTACTATGGGATAGGGAGTGCCTGGAGTTGATAGGAATTATAGCAGCAGAGCTATATGAAAGGAGTAATAAGGCAAGTTATGTTTTGTTATTCTTTAAATATGTACTATTTATTTGAACTAATTCCTTACTGTTTTTACAGACCAATGAGCCATTACAGCAGATCACAAATTTGGTAGCCAAGACTTTGCTGTTTCAGATTACAGCAAAGAAAGATCACACATCCCACCGTAACACTCCATTTCCTGTGCTCAGGATAAACAGTGACCCATAGGTTCTGAAAGAACATTGCAGTCAACTTCTGAAATTGCAAGATAATGAATGCAACTCTGACATGCCGATAAGTCTGGGTGATGATGATTTTTTGGAGGTATGACGTAATGATTCAGTTCTAAAACTTAATAAATCTAGACACATTACAAATAAATTAGAGATACTTACATTGAATTTGCATTGTAGGGTTTTTTAAGTGATGAAGCGGAAAGTCCCATAGCAATTTTGCCTCCTGTAGCTGTTGGTGATGCAACTGAGGAACCTATTTAGATATGTTTGCCAGATCAATTCTCATCAACACAGAGTGGCAAGAAGCAGAAAGAGAGCAAAGTGAAGTTAGAGAAAATAGATTGAGTGTAGGCCAAGACATTTTGAGAGACAATTTATGACAAACTGTGAAAAACTACTGAATTGCAGCATGTTTTGATACTTTGCAGTACACATATCATTGTAATGTTGTTCTAAATTTGGTCCTGTTTTTTGCTGATGGGTAGTGTATTAAAGGACAATATTGCCCTGTACTTTTGGGCACAAGACATTAGTCAGCTTGACTTCTTATCTCTTGGGTATACTGGGATATTAATTTGCTGGGACATAGAGATATTATATGCATagtattatgttgttttgtGTGCAGGGATCTAGCAAGCAAGAGGATAGAGCAAAATCACTATGGAGCTGATGGAAGATTGCATACCTAGATCTCAACAAAAGGCCAGAGCCATTGATAGTACGGATAGTCATACTAAATGGCTTTTGATAGTAGGCAAAGTCATACTACATGTAATGTGGTGTAGCCCTAAATATACATATGAGTATGTTTAGTTAGTTTAGTACTTTGTTCACAATCAATACTGTATAAAACTATCACACATTTTAATGATACACATGTTACAGTCAAGTCCAATTTCTATCAGACAACAAATAATTACACAATTCTACCATAAGATGATTTTTGGATCATTTTACTTAACTTAAGACTTTGTAGCAAATGTAGTTTGAGATAGTCATTTTACTTAACTTATGAATTAGCAAATGTAGTTTGAGATACTTATCTTAGGTTAGTAACAATTAgaatatttaaacataaaaactTTTTGGATCATTTTGAAACATTAGTAGTAGCAAATTTAGTTTGACATACTTATCTAAGGTTAGTAACAATCAGAATATTTAAACAGAAAAACAACGACATGGTAATCTTCATATTCAAATTCTTAAAGTGATGTTCACAGACAAGTATGTGTATATACAATTGTAGTTTCAGCTGATCACATGTCTCTTTAAGTGAAATGATTGACTTATCTTTGAAATCATTTTTGTCTCTTTCCATGCCTGCTTGCCACGCCTTCTTCAAGTAAACTACTCCATAAAGTACTCACATTTCAGTTAGTGCTGAAGACACTACTCAAATCTGTGCCAGTAGTGCCAACATGGAGGCCTTTTAATGAATAATAAAGTATTGCATATAATACCAAGCAGAACTACATTACTTGAAGTAATTAAAACAGACAACATAGCATCCAAAACTGTATCATTAGCATCAGAATATCATTTCATCATTTGCCAAACCTACATTTATCATTTTAGTCAAAACAGGAAAACTTCTTTAATAATCGTATACCATATAAGTACAACATTTCTACGCAATTGTACAATAAGTACAAGATTTAGGTAAAATGAGTCACTTATCTTAGCTAAGTAAGTCAAGTGTAGACTTGAATTCATTTTTGTATCTTTCCAAGCCTTCTTGCCATGCCTGCTTCAATTTTGTTATTCTgaagtttattaaaatatataagaatGTATATTACAGATCTAATGGGGCATCAAACCCAGTAATGAACTAAAGTAATGTAAGCACAACTCAACTTATCTAGGCTTGACTTAGCATCGTATGATGACCAAGGGATTTTGTAAGCACTAATACTCCATGTTGGATTATTACTCAAGCAGCAAACCCAGTATTTAGTACTCTTCCTTGgataaattacaactaaagtactctgataagcaccaagaatagtacatATTAAGGGTCTAAAATGAGATAATAGTCTAAAGTTTTGCCACCCGTTTATAACAATATCATGCATTTTAAgctcggatgtgatcaaaatcttctaacctTGATTTTAGGAAAATTTTTGAAGTATTTTGTAGATCAGAAAGGGACTTTAAgctaaaacaaagcaaaagacaaacgaagccGCAAAGCAGGATCTTCCCACGcagcccaacacgcgtgtggaggggcgtggaacatttccagtagccatccacgccctccaccacgcgtggtgacggGCGTGGTCGGGCCACAAGGACCACTTTGGGAATTTTGGCTTTTTGtcacctatttaaacccctttttccCGAAACctaaaggggggggggggga
Coding sequences within it:
- the LOC116009435 gene encoding uncharacterized protein LOC116009435, producing the protein MGMYSLTSELSTFKNRSAMKVRVIRTYLVREKKGSSDIKSQKLVLHDPEDTVIHASIPAKIVPKFIHSFVEGKVYGVKNFYVVSNWHTYKTNMHEYMLQFNHETIFKELRSENFPWYMYRLRSFNSLKGNSELNGKELIDISGRVVEVYGPQEKNIGGHNARLIDFVLEDANGEVKICSSYDVTQVLFNLDYPEFINFMDSLRDIGYQTPMKSIASLSSFSFKNTMDESSSKSMELITINEIYDNDKVAARISGIVNPTDWFYSSCRKPGCNEKLEISEGVNKCFKCLKIWEDGILRYKITLRVVDMKGNASFLLWDRECLELIGIIAAELYERSNKTNEPLQQITNLVAKTLLFQITAKKDHTSHHNECNSDMPISLGDDDFLEGFLSDEAESPIAILPPVAVGDATEEPI